Proteins found in one Cetobacterium somerae genomic segment:
- a CDS encoding Crp/Fnr family transcriptional regulator, which yields MKKIEQYITSYNLDDILIKEVHEKLLIKHYKKGEYILEAHKGTNSIYFIVEGTVEVSCILDNGNQICLNILRPLEIFGDIEYINKEEVLFDVVAKSDVIVILLPFQLAKDYLEDNINFWRFLAIEGNKKLLNTNRAIFYKSTLKAKDIFIKYLEDNGGEITFKSLDELSGRLNISYRNLTRIIKFYINKGTIVKDRNFIKIL from the coding sequence ATGAAAAAAATAGAACAATATATAACCTCTTATAATTTAGACGATATTTTAATTAAAGAAGTTCATGAAAAATTACTAATAAAGCACTATAAAAAAGGAGAATACATTTTAGAAGCTCACAAAGGAACTAATAGTATTTATTTTATAGTAGAAGGAACTGTTGAAGTTTCCTGTATTCTTGATAATGGAAATCAAATATGCTTAAATATACTTAGACCTTTAGAAATTTTTGGGGATATTGAATATATTAACAAAGAGGAAGTTCTGTTTGATGTAGTAGCTAAAAGTGATGTTATTGTCATACTTTTACCTTTTCAATTAGCAAAAGACTATCTCGAAGACAATATTAACTTTTGGAGATTTTTAGCTATTGAAGGAAATAAAAAACTTTTAAATACAAATAGAGCTATATTTTATAAAAGTACTTTAAAAGCAAAAGATATTTTTATAAAATATCTTGAGGATAATGGTGGAGAAATAACTTTTAAATCTCTAGATGAACTTTCTGGTAGGCTTAATATAAGCTATCGAAACTTAACTAGAATAATTAAATTTTATATTAATAAGGGTACCATAGTTAAGGATAGAAATTTTATTAAAATTTTATAG
- a CDS encoding VanZ family protein — protein MSRIKLFRIISIAIMILIFWFSHQNGEESLKQSNFILQYLKEFLDIFNLGIRKLAHFTIYLILGSSYFLSFKSLDKKSVIISITLTFLYACTDEFHQGFVPGRGPALKDVFIDTLGGCLGIVLIFLFFNSNKKPIIK, from the coding sequence ATGAGTCGAATAAAGTTATTTAGAATTATTTCTATAGCAATAATGATTTTAATCTTTTGGTTTTCACATCAAAATGGTGAAGAATCATTGAAACAATCAAATTTTATACTTCAATATTTAAAAGAATTTTTAGATATATTTAATTTAGGTATTAGAAAATTAGCACACTTTACAATATATTTAATATTAGGGAGTAGTTATTTTTTAAGTTTTAAAAGTTTAGATAAAAAATCAGTTATAATAAGCATAACCTTAACTTTTTTATATGCTTGTACAGACGAATTTCACCAGGGATTTGTACCTGGAAGAGGACCAGCTTTAAAAGATGTTTTTATAGATACTTTGGGAGGATGTTTAGGAATAGTATTGATATTTTTATTTTTTAACTCCAATAAAAAACCTATAATCAAATAG
- a CDS encoding diguanylate cyclase — MFKDTLLDNLTIGILVLDNDLKTIYLNKKMKNILKEQNIDKKYFNFSIKNFNTIENYKIKTYEIKKNKKKFIQMEFHETIERSEYKLVTMLDTVQDFIFYLDSKGRIEYFNEAYANYLGKSYLEIIGKKESEFFPKEMAEKCEANNRKALDNGNFYEEENFEGRWYQTFKSRVDLGNNSYGILGMVKEITASKKKTLDLKEKVYKDILTGIYNRNFYEEKMNKLLENKKTKIFSMMLLDIDKFKKINDDKGHDVGDLVLKKIAEILKRNVRKSNDFVIRIGGDELAVIIDGNLKELEKILKRVEKDILKENLLGDLKFNISVGLAEREQEENLNNLYKKADIELYKMKYKKQGATNESNKVI, encoded by the coding sequence ATGTTTAAAGATACATTATTAGACAATCTGACAATAGGAATACTAGTTTTAGATAATGATTTAAAGACTATATATTTAAACAAAAAAATGAAAAATATTTTAAAAGAGCAAAATATTGATAAAAAATACTTTAATTTTTCAATAAAAAATTTTAATACTATTGAAAATTATAAAATAAAAACTTATGAAATTAAAAAAAATAAGAAAAAATTTATTCAAATGGAATTTCATGAAACGATAGAAAGGTCTGAGTATAAGTTAGTTACTATGTTGGATACAGTTCAAGATTTTATATTTTATTTAGATTCAAAAGGAAGAATAGAATATTTTAATGAAGCTTATGCAAATTATCTTGGAAAATCATATTTAGAAATAATTGGTAAAAAAGAGAGTGAATTTTTTCCAAAAGAGATGGCAGAAAAATGTGAGGCAAACAATAGAAAAGCTTTAGATAATGGAAATTTTTATGAAGAAGAAAATTTTGAAGGAAGATGGTATCAAACATTCAAATCTAGAGTAGATTTAGGAAATAATAGTTATGGAATCTTAGGAATGGTTAAAGAGATTACAGCTTCTAAAAAGAAAACACTTGATTTAAAAGAGAAAGTATACAAGGATATTTTAACAGGAATATATAATAGAAATTTTTATGAAGAGAAGATGAATAAACTTTTAGAAAATAAAAAAACGAAGATTTTTTCTATGATGCTTTTAGATATTGATAAATTTAAAAAGATAAATGATGATAAAGGACATGATGTTGGTGATTTAGTCTTAAAAAAAATTGCAGAAATTTTAAAAAGAAACGTAAGAAAAAGTAATGACTTTGTAATAAGAATCGGCGGCGATGAGTTAGCGGTAATAATAGATGGAAATTTAAAAGAGCTAGAAAAAATTTTAAAAAGAGTGGAAAAAGACATTTTAAAAGAAAATTTATTAGGTGATTTAAAATTTAATATTAGCGTTGGTTTAGCGGAAAGAGAGCAAGAGGAAAATTTAAATAATTTATATAAAAAAGCAGATATAGAGCTTTATAAAATGAAATATAAAAAGCAAGGAGCTACTAATGAGTCGAATAAAGTTATTTAG
- a CDS encoding iron-containing alcohol dehydrogenase, with protein MKNFIYDVPTRVLFGEGQVSNVGKEVKKHASKILLLYGKNSIKKNGLYDEVIKFLTKENIEVIELSGVDPNPRIETVREGADLCRKHNLELILAVGGGSTIDCAKGIAAQTKYHGDIWKDLCVDKKFDLLTEALPVASILTLAATGSEMNGNSVLSNVKENLKLGFNSYILRPVFSILDPTYTFSVNKYQTAAGAVDIMSHIFEQYFSPDKNGYLQARMMEGLLKTVIHYAPIAYDNPTNYEARANIMWASSLSLNGLTSAGKESTDWATHQIEHELSAKYDITHGVGLGILTPYWMEYVLDKENVHRFVDYANNVWGIFGEDDFEVAKKVITKTREFFDSLEIPSTLTDIGIDSSRFEEMATGATRLGPIGTMKKLNYKDVLEILTMSL; from the coding sequence ATGAAAAATTTTATTTACGATGTTCCAACGAGAGTTCTATTCGGAGAAGGACAAGTATCAAATGTAGGAAAAGAAGTAAAAAAACATGCAAGTAAAATTTTACTTCTTTATGGAAAAAATAGTATTAAAAAAAATGGATTATATGATGAAGTTATAAAATTTTTAACTAAAGAAAACATTGAAGTTATTGAACTTTCTGGAGTTGATCCTAACCCTAGAATTGAAACCGTTAGAGAGGGTGCTGATCTTTGTAGAAAACATAATTTAGAATTAATTTTAGCTGTTGGTGGTGGAAGTACTATCGATTGTGCAAAAGGAATAGCTGCTCAAACTAAATATCATGGAGATATTTGGAAAGATCTTTGTGTAGATAAAAAATTTGACCTATTAACTGAAGCATTACCTGTAGCTTCTATTTTAACTCTTGCTGCAACTGGAAGTGAAATGAATGGAAATAGTGTTTTATCTAATGTAAAAGAAAATTTAAAATTAGGATTTAATAGCTACATTTTAAGACCTGTATTTTCTATACTTGATCCAACATATACTTTTTCTGTTAATAAATACCAAACTGCTGCAGGCGCTGTTGATATAATGAGTCATATTTTTGAACAGTATTTTTCTCCAGATAAAAATGGATATTTACAAGCTCGTATGATGGAAGGACTTTTAAAAACAGTTATTCATTATGCTCCAATCGCTTATGATAATCCTACTAATTATGAAGCAAGAGCTAACATTATGTGGGCAAGCTCTTTATCTTTAAATGGTTTAACATCTGCTGGAAAAGAATCTACCGATTGGGCAACTCATCAAATAGAACATGAATTGAGCGCAAAGTATGATATTACTCACGGTGTTGGATTAGGAATCTTAACTCCTTATTGGATGGAGTATGTTCTTGATAAAGAAAATGTCCACAGATTTGTAGATTATGCAAATAATGTTTGGGGAATTTTTGGAGAAGATGATTTTGAAGTTGCTAAAAAAGTAATTACAAAAACAAGAGAATTTTTTGATTCTCTGGAGATTCCTTCTACTTTAACAGATATTGGAATTGATAGTTCAAGATTTGAAGAAATGGCAACTGGAGCAACAAGACTAGGACCAATAGGAACTATGAAAAAATTAAATTATAAAGATGTTTTAGAAATATTAACGATGTCTTTATAA